One window of Medicago truncatula cultivar Jemalong A17 chromosome 2, MtrunA17r5.0-ANR, whole genome shotgun sequence genomic DNA carries:
- the LOC25486475 gene encoding RING-H2 finger protein ATL1 yields the protein MVDVLSPFTIPSPPPPPSLSNKNNSIPMLYYGLVVMGIAAIVLAIYNIIIIKRCNRRHNQSQPTRPNLMVIEGFERSFENQQRNLLSSFKYKKEVVAKEQEHKGYDYECYVCLSVYEEGEDVRKLPKCKHCFHALCIDMWLYSHFDCPICRTPVGPLCHNFQEENYRDGVIESGGSISV from the coding sequence ATGGTTGATGTTCTAAGCCCTTTCACAATCCCAtctcctcctccaccaccttctttatcaaacaaaaacaatagcATACCCATGTTATATTATGGTCTAGTGGTGATGGGAATTGCAGCCATAGTCCTAGCAATATAtaacatcatcattatcaaacGTTGCAATAGGAGGCATAATCAATCACAACCCACAAGGCCAAATCTTATggttattgaaggatttgaaagAAGCTTTGAAAACCAACAAAGGAACTTGCTTTCAAGCTTCAAGTACAAGAAGGAAGTGGTAGCAAAAGAACAAGAACATAAGGGTTATGATTATGAATGCTATGTTTGCTTATCGGTTTATGAAGAAGGGGAAGATGTTAGGAAGCTACCAAAGTGTAAACATTGTTTTCATGCTCTTTGTATAGATATGTGGCTTTATTCTCACTTTGATTGCCCAATTTGTAGAACACCTGTTGGCCCTCTTTGTCATAATTTTCAAGAAGAGAATTATCGTGATGGGGTGATTGAATCTGGTGGTAGCATCTCTGTTTGA